A single region of the Raphanus sativus cultivar WK10039 chromosome 1, ASM80110v3, whole genome shotgun sequence genome encodes:
- the LOC108856447 gene encoding F-box protein At2g38590-like, producing the protein MTKISDLPINLVEEILYRVPVKNMREVRLTCKDWDTLSQSQSFSKMHSAVRREVESMMIVLMDFNLYLTKVVLSDNEDPTIEYKGKLNKQIKISQAFHCDGLLLCVLEDDDTKAIVWNPYWGQTRSIEFRFSHRRRVGPRKVGCDRFKYALGYEDKGSCRGYKFLRFIEYYVDYETRKEFDWYEIYDFDSSTWKTLDVTPNSRILCHQEKGGVSLKGNTYWPALQSYPENYSIDHMICFDFASESFGPLLRLPFSAGHGDYVTLSCVREEKLAALLTHDEGGPLEFDIWISTKIEAEKVLWSKFLRVVTETGFFALVNSRGYFIDEEKKVAMGFAEYDTRTFNIVGEAGYLKELELVEGLRGNIVYGRAIAYSYVPSLVQIKQPDAGGKWKHQSDLEKQRFDQKMSGLVAVKNRIKFW; encoded by the coding sequence ATGACGAAGATCTCCGATCTTCCAATAAATTTGGTAGAGGAGATTCTCTATAGGGTCCCTGTTAAAAATATGAGAGAAGTTCGATTAACTTGCAAAGACTGGGACACTTTATCCCAAAGCCAAAGCTTTTCAAAGATGCATAGCGCAGTAAGAAGGGAAGTTGAGTCTATGATGATCGTACTGATGGATTTCAATCTATATCTCACCAAGGTTGTTCTCTCGGACAATGAAGATCCAACCATAGAGTATAAAGGTAAACttaacaaacaaatcaaaatatctCAAGCTTTCCACTGTGATGGTTTATTGCTATGTGTCTTGGAAGATGATGATACCAAAGCTATTGTTTGGAATCCCTATTGGGGTCAAACAAGATCGATAGAATTTAGATTTTCTCACCGCCGAAGGGTGGGCCCCCGAAAGGTGGGATGTGACAGGTTCAAATATGCTCTAGGATACGAGGACAAAGGCTCTTGTCGTGGTTACAAATTCTTGAGGTTTATAGAATACTACGTTGACTATGAGACCAGAAAAGAGTTTGACTGGTATGAGATTTACGATTTCGACTCTAGTACATGGAAGACTCTTGATGTCACTCCAAACTCGCGTATATTATGTCATCAGGAGAAGGGTGGCGTGTCTCTCAAAGGAAACACTTACTGGCCTGCTTTACAAAGTTACCCAGAAAATTACTCGATTGATCACATGATCTGTTTCGATTTTGCAAGTGAGAGTTTTGGTCCCCTTCTGCGTCTCCCTTTTAGCGCTGGGCATGGTGACTATGTTACTTTATCATGTGTTAGAGAAGAGAAGCTTGCGGCTTTACTTACTCACGACGAAGGAGGTCCATTGGAGTTTGACATATGGATTAGTACTAAGATTGAGGCCGAGAAGGTGTTGTGGAGCAAGTTCTTGAGAGTGGTAACGGAAACGGGATTTTTCGCTCTGGTGAATTCTCGTGGTTACTTTATTGACGAGGAGAAGAAAGTGGCCATGGGTTTTGCAGAATACGACACCAGAACATTTAACATCGTTGGAGAGGCTGGATATTTAAAAGAGCTGGAACTCGTAGAAGGTTTACGCGGTAACATAGTGTATGGTAGGGCAATAGCGTACTCTTATGTTCCAAGCCTAGTGCAAATTAAGCAACCTGATGCAGGAGGTAAATGGAAACACCAAAGCGACTTAGAAAAGCAACGATTTGATCAAAAAATGTCTGGacttgttgcagttaaaaatcGTATCAAGTTTTGGTAA